The following proteins come from a genomic window of Acanthopagrus latus isolate v.2019 chromosome 5, fAcaLat1.1, whole genome shotgun sequence:
- the rufy3 gene encoding protein RUFY3 isoform X1: protein MAERDVPLGDVPLQSSSELSESSERQPSSDENGHVDSPDETLSPTSVIYFKEALNSSNLRFGKAGSLSPTPLRQYDFKIERIDSKRRNPKDPIAIERLNLMNMAKLSIKGLIESALNLGRTLDSDYAPLQQFFVVMEHCLKHGLKTKKTFLGQNKSFWGALELVEKLTPEAGEITASVKDLPGLKTPLGRGRAWLRLALMQKKLSDYMKTIINRKDLLSEFYEPNALMMEEEGAVIAGLLVGLNVIDANLCMKGEDLDSQVGVIDFSMYLKDGGHSSKSAEGDGQITAILDQKNYVEELNRHLSASVNNLQAKVDALEKSNTKLTEELAVANNRIITLQEDVERVKEESSYQLESRKALRSDSAPNGQALGETRKQLKEETLLRLDVEKELEVQIGMKQEMELSMKMLEKDICEKQDALVELRAQLDDMRAINQQLSHKSQCADASSKQKSEAITRLEEKINQMTGTVKQMETRWKQAEKERDLALEANRLFKQDFGDKIESLQVEVEQLRKQRSNLEQELRKEREGRGEHHFDAASRHPSTPRRERRHQENIPKCPPESPSVKRENHQLDTGAEDKTSLSSSLSLSHHEDEQDESFVEISQPSICTMCEEDDSLLKTKKQCKNCSGVFCESCVSNELPLPSSILPETVCTACFSLLLQQYASTPT from the exons ATGGCGGAGCGGGATGTGCCTCTGGGAGATGTGCCTCTGCAATCATCCTCGGAGCTCTCAGAAAGTTCTGAGAGGCAGCCATCCTCGGACGAAAACGGACACGTTGATAGTCCCGACGAGACTCTGTCTCCGACCTCAGTCATTTACTTCAAGGAGGCTTTAAACTCCTCCAACTTGAGGTTTGGGAAGGCTGGGTCGCTGTCACCGACTCCTCTCAGACAGTATGACTTCAAGATTGAAAGAATCGATTCAAAGCGCAGAA ATCCCAAGGATCCCATCGCGATCGAAAGGCTTAACCTGATGAACATGGCCAAACTGAGCATTAAGGGCCTGATCGAGTCTGCCTTGAACCTCGGACGCACACTTGACTCTGACTATGCACCTCTCCAGCAATTCTTTGTCGTGATGGAGCACTGTCTGAAGCATGGGTTGAAAA CCAAGAAGACCTTCCTGGGGCAGAACAAGTCATTCTGGGGGGCGTTGGAGCTCGTCGAGAAGCTGACGCCAGAGGCAGGAGAGATCACAGCCAGTGTAAAAGATCTGCCCGGCCTTAA AACTCCTCTAGGAAGAGGGCGTGCCTGGTTAAGATTGGCCTTGATGCAGAAGAAACTCTCTGACTACATGAAGACGATCATCAACAGAAAGGACCTGCTCAG TGAATTCTATGAGCCAAACGCgttgatgatggaggaggagggagccgTCATCGCTGGGCTGCTTGTTGGACTAAATGTCATCGATGCCAATCTGTGTATGAAGGGAGAGGACTTGGACTCTCAG GTCGGGGTGATTGATTTTTCAATGTATCTCAAAGATGGAGGACACAGTAGTAAGAGTGCAGAGGG CGACGGTCAGATCACAGCGATACTCGACCAGAAGAATTACGTGGAGGAGCTAAACAGACATTTAAG CGCATCAGTAAATAACCTCCAGGCCAAGGTGGACGCTCTGGAAAAGTCCAACACAAAGCTAACAGAAGAG CTCGCAGTGGCAAATAACAGGATCATCACTTTACAAGAAGACGTGGAGAGAGTAAAGGAGGAGAGCTCATATCAGCTGGAGTCCAGGAAG gcATTAAGAAGCGACTCGGCGCCAAACGGACAAGCACTGGGTGAAACACGCAAGCAGCTCAAAGAGGAAACTTTGCTCCGATTG GATGtggagaaggagctggaggtgcAGATCGGGATGAAGCAGGAGATGGAGCTGTCCATGAAGATGCTGGAGAAAGACATCTGTGAGAAGCAGGACGCTCTGGTGGAGCTCAGAGCGCAGCTGGACGACATGCGTGCCATCAACCAACAGCTCAGCCACAAGTCACAG TGTGCAGATGCAAGCTCTAAACAGAAGAGTGAAGCCATCACTCGCCTGGAGGAGAAAATCAACCAGATGACAGGGACCGTAAAACAGATGGAGACCAG ATGGAAACAGGCTGAGAAGGAGAGGGATCTCGCGTTGGAGGCCAACCGCCTCTTCAAGCAGGACTTTGGAGACAAAATCGAgagtctgcaggtggaggtggagcagctgaggaAGCAAAG GTCTAATCTGGAGCAGGAGTTGAGAAAAGAGCGAGAGGGAAGGGGTGAGCATCATTTCGACGCTGCCTCCAGACATCCCAGCACTCCCCGGAGGGAGAGGAGACATCAAGAGAACATACCAAAA TGTCCCCCAGAATCCCCATCAGTCAAAAGAGAGAATCACCAGTTGGACACAGGAGCAGAGGACAAAACCAGTCTGAGCTCCAGCTT GTCCTTGTCACATCATGAGGATGAACAG gacGAGTCATTCGTGGAGATCAGTCAGCCCTCCATCTGTACAATGTGTGAAGAGGACGATTCCCTCCTTAAGACAAAG AAACAGTGTAAGAACTGCAGTGGGGTCTTCTGTGAGAGCTGTGTGTCCAATGAGCTGCCGCTGCCTTCCTCCATTCTCCCAGAGACTGTGTGTACCGCCTGCTTCTCGCTGTTGCTCCAGCAGTATGCTTCAACACCAACATGA
- the rufy3 gene encoding protein RUFY3 isoform X2 encodes MSDLTPQSETPTPTTDKITQAARETIYLCNFRVSVDGEWLCLRELNDISLTPDPEPAHEDPKDPIAIERLNLMNMAKLSIKGLIESALNLGRTLDSDYAPLQQFFVVMEHCLKHGLKTKKTFLGQNKSFWGALELVEKLTPEAGEITASVKDLPGLKTPLGRGRAWLRLALMQKKLSDYMKTIINRKDLLSEFYEPNALMMEEEGAVIAGLLVGLNVIDANLCMKGEDLDSQVGVIDFSMYLKDGGHSSKSAEGDGQITAILDQKNYVEELNRHLSASVNNLQAKVDALEKSNTKLTEELAVANNRIITLQEDVERVKEESSYQLESRKALRSDSAPNGQALGETRKQLKEETLLRLDVEKELEVQIGMKQEMELSMKMLEKDICEKQDALVELRAQLDDMRAINQQLSHKSQCADASSKQKSEAITRLEEKINQMTGTVKQMETRWKQAEKERDLALEANRLFKQDFGDKIESLQVEVEQLRKQRSNLEQELRKEREGRGEHHFDAASRHPSTPRRERRHQENIPKCPPESPSVKRENHQLDTGAEDKTSLSSSLSLSHHEDEQDESFVEISQPSICTMCEEDDSLLKTKKQCKNCSGVFCESCVSNELPLPSSILPETVCTACFSLLLQQYASTPT; translated from the exons ATGTCTGATCTGACGCCTCAGAGCGAAACCCCGACTCCCACCACCGACAAGATCACCCAGGCCGCCCGGGAGACCATCTATCTCTGCAACTTTCGCGTGTCTGTCGATGGCGAGTGGCTTTGCCTTCGCGAGCTCAACGACATCTCCCTTACCCCAGACCCAGAGCCGGCCCATGAAG ATCCCAAGGATCCCATCGCGATCGAAAGGCTTAACCTGATGAACATGGCCAAACTGAGCATTAAGGGCCTGATCGAGTCTGCCTTGAACCTCGGACGCACACTTGACTCTGACTATGCACCTCTCCAGCAATTCTTTGTCGTGATGGAGCACTGTCTGAAGCATGGGTTGAAAA CCAAGAAGACCTTCCTGGGGCAGAACAAGTCATTCTGGGGGGCGTTGGAGCTCGTCGAGAAGCTGACGCCAGAGGCAGGAGAGATCACAGCCAGTGTAAAAGATCTGCCCGGCCTTAA AACTCCTCTAGGAAGAGGGCGTGCCTGGTTAAGATTGGCCTTGATGCAGAAGAAACTCTCTGACTACATGAAGACGATCATCAACAGAAAGGACCTGCTCAG TGAATTCTATGAGCCAAACGCgttgatgatggaggaggagggagccgTCATCGCTGGGCTGCTTGTTGGACTAAATGTCATCGATGCCAATCTGTGTATGAAGGGAGAGGACTTGGACTCTCAG GTCGGGGTGATTGATTTTTCAATGTATCTCAAAGATGGAGGACACAGTAGTAAGAGTGCAGAGGG CGACGGTCAGATCACAGCGATACTCGACCAGAAGAATTACGTGGAGGAGCTAAACAGACATTTAAG CGCATCAGTAAATAACCTCCAGGCCAAGGTGGACGCTCTGGAAAAGTCCAACACAAAGCTAACAGAAGAG CTCGCAGTGGCAAATAACAGGATCATCACTTTACAAGAAGACGTGGAGAGAGTAAAGGAGGAGAGCTCATATCAGCTGGAGTCCAGGAAG gcATTAAGAAGCGACTCGGCGCCAAACGGACAAGCACTGGGTGAAACACGCAAGCAGCTCAAAGAGGAAACTTTGCTCCGATTG GATGtggagaaggagctggaggtgcAGATCGGGATGAAGCAGGAGATGGAGCTGTCCATGAAGATGCTGGAGAAAGACATCTGTGAGAAGCAGGACGCTCTGGTGGAGCTCAGAGCGCAGCTGGACGACATGCGTGCCATCAACCAACAGCTCAGCCACAAGTCACAG TGTGCAGATGCAAGCTCTAAACAGAAGAGTGAAGCCATCACTCGCCTGGAGGAGAAAATCAACCAGATGACAGGGACCGTAAAACAGATGGAGACCAG ATGGAAACAGGCTGAGAAGGAGAGGGATCTCGCGTTGGAGGCCAACCGCCTCTTCAAGCAGGACTTTGGAGACAAAATCGAgagtctgcaggtggaggtggagcagctgaggaAGCAAAG GTCTAATCTGGAGCAGGAGTTGAGAAAAGAGCGAGAGGGAAGGGGTGAGCATCATTTCGACGCTGCCTCCAGACATCCCAGCACTCCCCGGAGGGAGAGGAGACATCAAGAGAACATACCAAAA TGTCCCCCAGAATCCCCATCAGTCAAAAGAGAGAATCACCAGTTGGACACAGGAGCAGAGGACAAAACCAGTCTGAGCTCCAGCTT GTCCTTGTCACATCATGAGGATGAACAG gacGAGTCATTCGTGGAGATCAGTCAGCCCTCCATCTGTACAATGTGTGAAGAGGACGATTCCCTCCTTAAGACAAAG AAACAGTGTAAGAACTGCAGTGGGGTCTTCTGTGAGAGCTGTGTGTCCAATGAGCTGCCGCTGCCTTCCTCCATTCTCCCAGAGACTGTGTGTACCGCCTGCTTCTCGCTGTTGCTCCAGCAGTATGCTTCAACACCAACATGA
- the rufy3 gene encoding protein RUFY3 isoform X3, which produces MAERDVPLGDVPLQSSSELSESSERQPSSDENGHVDSPDETLSPTSVIYFKEALNSSNLRFGKAGSLSPTPLRQYDFKIERIDSKRRNPKDPIAIERLNLMNMAKLSIKGLIESALNLGRTLDSDYAPLQQFFVVMEHCLKHGLKTKKTFLGQNKSFWGALELVEKLTPEAGEITASVKDLPGLKTPLGRGRAWLRLALMQKKLSDYMKTIINRKDLLSEFYEPNALMMEEEGAVIAGLLVGLNVIDANLCMKGEDLDSQVGVIDFSMYLKDGGHSSKSAEGDGQITAILDQKNYVEELNRHLSASVNNLQAKVDALEKSNTKLTEELAVANNRIITLQEDVERVKEESSYQLESRKALRSDSAPNGQALGETRKQLKEETLLRLDVEKELEVQIGMKQEMELSMKMLEKDICEKQDALVELRAQLDDMRAINQQLSHKSQCADASSKQKSEAITRLEEKINQMTGTVKQMETSEKHLVKQARNLNSAAGKLLQLQQ; this is translated from the exons ATGGCGGAGCGGGATGTGCCTCTGGGAGATGTGCCTCTGCAATCATCCTCGGAGCTCTCAGAAAGTTCTGAGAGGCAGCCATCCTCGGACGAAAACGGACACGTTGATAGTCCCGACGAGACTCTGTCTCCGACCTCAGTCATTTACTTCAAGGAGGCTTTAAACTCCTCCAACTTGAGGTTTGGGAAGGCTGGGTCGCTGTCACCGACTCCTCTCAGACAGTATGACTTCAAGATTGAAAGAATCGATTCAAAGCGCAGAA ATCCCAAGGATCCCATCGCGATCGAAAGGCTTAACCTGATGAACATGGCCAAACTGAGCATTAAGGGCCTGATCGAGTCTGCCTTGAACCTCGGACGCACACTTGACTCTGACTATGCACCTCTCCAGCAATTCTTTGTCGTGATGGAGCACTGTCTGAAGCATGGGTTGAAAA CCAAGAAGACCTTCCTGGGGCAGAACAAGTCATTCTGGGGGGCGTTGGAGCTCGTCGAGAAGCTGACGCCAGAGGCAGGAGAGATCACAGCCAGTGTAAAAGATCTGCCCGGCCTTAA AACTCCTCTAGGAAGAGGGCGTGCCTGGTTAAGATTGGCCTTGATGCAGAAGAAACTCTCTGACTACATGAAGACGATCATCAACAGAAAGGACCTGCTCAG TGAATTCTATGAGCCAAACGCgttgatgatggaggaggagggagccgTCATCGCTGGGCTGCTTGTTGGACTAAATGTCATCGATGCCAATCTGTGTATGAAGGGAGAGGACTTGGACTCTCAG GTCGGGGTGATTGATTTTTCAATGTATCTCAAAGATGGAGGACACAGTAGTAAGAGTGCAGAGGG CGACGGTCAGATCACAGCGATACTCGACCAGAAGAATTACGTGGAGGAGCTAAACAGACATTTAAG CGCATCAGTAAATAACCTCCAGGCCAAGGTGGACGCTCTGGAAAAGTCCAACACAAAGCTAACAGAAGAG CTCGCAGTGGCAAATAACAGGATCATCACTTTACAAGAAGACGTGGAGAGAGTAAAGGAGGAGAGCTCATATCAGCTGGAGTCCAGGAAG gcATTAAGAAGCGACTCGGCGCCAAACGGACAAGCACTGGGTGAAACACGCAAGCAGCTCAAAGAGGAAACTTTGCTCCGATTG GATGtggagaaggagctggaggtgcAGATCGGGATGAAGCAGGAGATGGAGCTGTCCATGAAGATGCTGGAGAAAGACATCTGTGAGAAGCAGGACGCTCTGGTGGAGCTCAGAGCGCAGCTGGACGACATGCGTGCCATCAACCAACAGCTCAGCCACAAGTCACAG TGTGCAGATGCAAGCTCTAAACAGAAGAGTGAAGCCATCACTCGCCTGGAGGAGAAAATCAACCAGATGACAGGGACCGTAAAACAGATGGAGACCAG TGAGAAACATTTGGTGAAGCAGGCCAGAAACCTGAACTCAGCCGCagggaagctgctgcagctgcagcagtag
- the rufy3 gene encoding protein RUFY3 isoform X4, whose amino-acid sequence MSDLTPQSETPTPTTDKITQAARETIYLCNFRVSVDGEWLCLRELNDISLTPDPEPAHEDPKDPIAIERLNLMNMAKLSIKGLIESALNLGRTLDSDYAPLQQFFVVMEHCLKHGLKTKKTFLGQNKSFWGALELVEKLTPEAGEITASVKDLPGLKTPLGRGRAWLRLALMQKKLSDYMKTIINRKDLLSEFYEPNALMMEEEGAVIAGLLVGLNVIDANLCMKGEDLDSQVGVIDFSMYLKDGGHSSKSAEGDGQITAILDQKNYVEELNRHLSASVNNLQAKVDALEKSNTKLTEELAVANNRIITLQEDVERVKEESSYQLESRKALRSDSAPNGQALGETRKQLKEETLLRLDVEKELEVQIGMKQEMELSMKMLEKDICEKQDALVELRAQLDDMRAINQQLSHKSQCADASSKQKSEAITRLEEKINQMTGTVKQMETSEKHLVKQARNLNSAAGKLLQLQQ is encoded by the exons ATGTCTGATCTGACGCCTCAGAGCGAAACCCCGACTCCCACCACCGACAAGATCACCCAGGCCGCCCGGGAGACCATCTATCTCTGCAACTTTCGCGTGTCTGTCGATGGCGAGTGGCTTTGCCTTCGCGAGCTCAACGACATCTCCCTTACCCCAGACCCAGAGCCGGCCCATGAAG ATCCCAAGGATCCCATCGCGATCGAAAGGCTTAACCTGATGAACATGGCCAAACTGAGCATTAAGGGCCTGATCGAGTCTGCCTTGAACCTCGGACGCACACTTGACTCTGACTATGCACCTCTCCAGCAATTCTTTGTCGTGATGGAGCACTGTCTGAAGCATGGGTTGAAAA CCAAGAAGACCTTCCTGGGGCAGAACAAGTCATTCTGGGGGGCGTTGGAGCTCGTCGAGAAGCTGACGCCAGAGGCAGGAGAGATCACAGCCAGTGTAAAAGATCTGCCCGGCCTTAA AACTCCTCTAGGAAGAGGGCGTGCCTGGTTAAGATTGGCCTTGATGCAGAAGAAACTCTCTGACTACATGAAGACGATCATCAACAGAAAGGACCTGCTCAG TGAATTCTATGAGCCAAACGCgttgatgatggaggaggagggagccgTCATCGCTGGGCTGCTTGTTGGACTAAATGTCATCGATGCCAATCTGTGTATGAAGGGAGAGGACTTGGACTCTCAG GTCGGGGTGATTGATTTTTCAATGTATCTCAAAGATGGAGGACACAGTAGTAAGAGTGCAGAGGG CGACGGTCAGATCACAGCGATACTCGACCAGAAGAATTACGTGGAGGAGCTAAACAGACATTTAAG CGCATCAGTAAATAACCTCCAGGCCAAGGTGGACGCTCTGGAAAAGTCCAACACAAAGCTAACAGAAGAG CTCGCAGTGGCAAATAACAGGATCATCACTTTACAAGAAGACGTGGAGAGAGTAAAGGAGGAGAGCTCATATCAGCTGGAGTCCAGGAAG gcATTAAGAAGCGACTCGGCGCCAAACGGACAAGCACTGGGTGAAACACGCAAGCAGCTCAAAGAGGAAACTTTGCTCCGATTG GATGtggagaaggagctggaggtgcAGATCGGGATGAAGCAGGAGATGGAGCTGTCCATGAAGATGCTGGAGAAAGACATCTGTGAGAAGCAGGACGCTCTGGTGGAGCTCAGAGCGCAGCTGGACGACATGCGTGCCATCAACCAACAGCTCAGCCACAAGTCACAG TGTGCAGATGCAAGCTCTAAACAGAAGAGTGAAGCCATCACTCGCCTGGAGGAGAAAATCAACCAGATGACAGGGACCGTAAAACAGATGGAGACCAG TGAGAAACATTTGGTGAAGCAGGCCAGAAACCTGAACTCAGCCGCagggaagctgctgcagctgcagcagtag